From Pantoea sp. Ep11b, the proteins below share one genomic window:
- the ptsI gene encoding phosphoenolpyruvate-protein phosphotransferase PtsI, with product MISGILASPGIAFGKALLLKEDEIVINRKKISDDQVEQEVQRFLDGRSKAATQLEAIRVKAGETLGEEKAAIFEGHIMLLEDEELEQEIIDLIKKDHASADAAAYSVIDGQAKALEELDDEYLKERAADVRDIGKRLLQNILGLHIVDLSAIQEESILVAKDLTPSETAQLNLKKVLGFITDLGGRTSHTSIMARSLEIPAIVGTGNVTATIKNGDFLILDGVNNTIHVNPSEAIQEELKAVQNQYLSEKHELAKLKDLPAVTLDGHQVEVCANIGTVRDIAGAERNGAEGVGLYRTEFLFMDRDSLPGEEEQFQAYKAVAEAMGSQAVIVRTMDIGGDKDLPYMNLPKEENPFLGWRAIRIAMDRKEILHAQLRAILRASSFGKLRIMFPMIISVEEVRSLKAELELLKAQLREEGKAFDESIEVGIMVETPASAVIAHHLAKEVDFFSIGTNDLTQYTLAVDRGNDLISHLYNPMTPSVLNLIKQVIDASHAEGKWTGMCGELAGDERATLLLLGMGLDEFSMSAISIPGIKKIIRNTNFEDAKALAEQALAQPTAEDLMNLVNRFIKEKTLC from the coding sequence ATGATTTCAGGCATTTTAGCATCACCAGGTATCGCTTTCGGCAAAGCACTGCTGCTGAAAGAAGACGAGATCGTCATCAATCGCAAGAAAATTTCTGATGACCAGGTTGAGCAGGAAGTTCAGCGCTTCCTTGATGGCCGTAGCAAAGCGGCAACACAACTGGAAGCGATTCGCGTCAAAGCGGGTGAAACCCTGGGTGAAGAGAAAGCAGCGATCTTCGAAGGCCACATCATGTTGCTGGAAGATGAAGAGCTGGAGCAGGAAATCATTGACCTGATCAAGAAAGATCACGCGTCTGCCGATGCCGCTGCCTACTCAGTCATCGATGGCCAGGCGAAAGCACTGGAAGAGTTAGATGATGAATACCTGAAAGAGCGTGCGGCTGACGTGCGCGACATCGGTAAGCGTCTGCTGCAAAACATTCTCGGTCTGCACATCGTTGACCTGAGCGCGATTCAGGAAGAATCCATTCTGGTGGCCAAAGACTTAACGCCGTCAGAAACCGCACAGCTGAACCTGAAAAAGGTGCTGGGCTTTATTACCGATCTGGGTGGCCGTACCTCGCACACCTCTATCATGGCGCGTTCGCTGGAGATCCCGGCCATTGTCGGCACCGGTAACGTCACCGCCACGATCAAAAACGGCGATTTCCTGATTCTGGATGGTGTCAACAACACGATTCACGTCAACCCTTCAGAAGCGATTCAGGAAGAGCTGAAAGCCGTACAGAACCAGTATCTGTCGGAAAAACATGAATTAGCCAAGCTGAAAGATCTGCCCGCGGTCACGCTGGATGGTCATCAGGTTGAAGTCTGTGCCAACATCGGTACCGTGCGCGATATCGCCGGGGCTGAGCGTAACGGCGCAGAAGGCGTAGGCCTCTACCGCACCGAATTCCTGTTCATGGACCGCGACTCGCTGCCAGGCGAAGAAGAGCAGTTCCAGGCATACAAAGCCGTCGCGGAAGCGATGGGTTCACAGGCCGTTATCGTGCGTACCATGGATATCGGCGGTGACAAAGATCTGCCTTACATGAACCTGCCAAAAGAAGAGAACCCGTTCCTCGGCTGGCGCGCAATCCGTATCGCCATGGACCGCAAAGAGATTCTGCATGCTCAGCTGCGTGCTATCCTGCGCGCTTCCTCGTTCGGTAAACTGCGCATCATGTTCCCGATGATCATCTCGGTTGAAGAAGTCCGCAGCCTGAAAGCCGAACTCGAACTGCTGAAAGCGCAGCTGCGCGAAGAGGGCAAAGCCTTTGATGAAAGCATCGAAGTCGGCATCATGGTGGAAACCCCGGCGTCAGCTGTGATCGCCCACCACCTGGCGAAAGAAGTTGATTTCTTCAGTATCGGCACAAACGATCTGACGCAGTATACTCTGGCGGTCGATCGTGGTAATGATTTGATCTCGCACCTGTACAACCCAATGACGCCGTCTGTGCTTAACTTAATTAAGCAAGTCATTGATGCATCTCACGCTGAAGGTAAATGGACCGGCATGTGTGGTGAGCTGGCAGGTGATGAACGTGCTACACTACTGTTACTGGGAATGGGGCTGGACGAGTTCAGCATGAGTGCCATTTCTATCCCTGGCATCAAGAAAATCATTCGTAATACTAATTTTGAAGATGCGAAGGCATTAGCAGAGCAGGCACTGGCTCAACCGACTGCGGAAGATTTAATGAACCTGGTCAACAGATTCATTAAGGAAAAAACGCTCTGCTAA
- a CDS encoding response regulator transcription factor: MKILLVDDDVELGTMLSQYLIAEGFDAQLVLTGSAGIEGALSGAFTALILDIMLPDMSGIDVLRQVRQKSRIPVIMLTAKGDNIDRVIGLEMGADDYMPKPCYPRELVARLRAVLRRFEEQPLQPESKEPLRWGELTLNPATRISEWQGTPFDLTASEFNLLDLLLRAPDRVVSKDELSEKGLGRPREAYDRSVDVHISNIRQKLSALTADSINIETVRSIGYRIR; the protein is encoded by the coding sequence ATGAAAATTTTGCTCGTTGATGATGATGTTGAGTTAGGCACGATGTTAAGCCAGTACCTGATTGCCGAAGGGTTCGATGCCCAGCTGGTTCTGACCGGCAGCGCCGGAATAGAGGGGGCGCTTTCGGGGGCGTTCACCGCCCTGATTCTGGATATCATGCTGCCCGATATGAGCGGCATCGATGTGTTGCGTCAGGTGCGTCAGAAAAGCCGGATACCGGTGATTATGCTGACCGCGAAGGGCGACAACATTGATCGGGTCATCGGTCTGGAGATGGGGGCGGATGACTATATGCCTAAGCCCTGTTATCCACGCGAACTGGTAGCGCGTCTGCGTGCAGTATTACGCCGTTTCGAAGAGCAGCCGCTGCAACCCGAGTCGAAAGAGCCGCTGCGCTGGGGCGAGCTTACGCTCAATCCCGCAACCCGCATCAGTGAGTGGCAGGGTACGCCGTTTGACCTGACCGCCTCGGAATTTAACCTGCTTGATCTGCTGCTGCGTGCACCGGACAGAGTGGTCTCTAAAGATGAGCTTTCAGAAAAGGGGCTGGGGCGCCCGCGCGAAGCTTATGATCGCAGTGTTGATGTGCATATCAGCAATATCCGCCAGAAGCTCAGTGCGCTGACGGCAGACAGCATTAATATCGAAACCGTTCGCAGCATCGGCTACCGCATCCGATGA
- the crr gene encoding PTS glucose transporter subunit IIA, translating into MGLFSKLFGEKTDSAGTIDIVAPLSGEIVNIEDVPDVVFAEKIVGDGIAIKPSGNKMVAPVDGTIGKIFETNHAFSIESDNGIELFVHFGIDTVELKGEGFKRIAEEGQKVKKGDVVIEFDLPLLEEKAKSTLTPVVISNMDEIKELIKLSGQVTVGETPVIRIRK; encoded by the coding sequence ATGGGTTTGTTTTCTAAACTTTTTGGCGAAAAAACGGATAGCGCTGGGACTATTGATATCGTAGCGCCTCTGTCAGGCGAAATCGTGAATATTGAAGACGTACCAGATGTGGTGTTTGCAGAAAAAATCGTGGGCGACGGTATTGCCATCAAGCCAAGCGGCAACAAAATGGTTGCCCCTGTTGATGGGACTATCGGCAAGATTTTTGAAACCAATCACGCTTTTTCGATCGAATCTGACAACGGCATTGAGCTGTTCGTCCACTTCGGTATCGATACCGTTGAACTGAAAGGCGAAGGCTTCAAGCGTATCGCTGAAGAAGGCCAGAAGGTCAAAAAAGGCGATGTGGTCATCGAGTTCGATCTGCCGCTGCTGGAAGAGAAAGCAAAATCAACCCTGACCCCGGTCGTCATCTCCAACATGGATGAGATCAAGGAACTGATTAAGCTGTCTGGCCAGGTTACCGTGGGGGAAACCCCGGTAATTCGCATCAGAAAGTAA
- the cysK gene encoding cysteine synthase A: protein MSKIYEDNSLTIGHTPLVRLNRIGNGRILAKVESRNPSFSVKCRIGANMIWDAEKRGILKPGVELVEPTSGNTGIALAYVAAARGYKLTLTMPETMSVERRKLLKALGAKLVLTEGAKGMKGAIGKAEEIVASDPDRYVLLQQFSNPANPEIHEKTTGPEIWEDTDGEVDVFIAGVGTGGTLTGVSRYIKNTKGKKDLITVAVEPTDSPVIAQAMAGEEIKPGPHKIQGIGAGFIPGNLELNLVDRVVAITNEEAISTARRLMEEEGILAGISSGAAVAAALKLQEDETFANKNIVVILPSSGERYLSTALFADLFTEKELQP from the coding sequence ATGAGTAAGATCTATGAAGACAACTCTTTGACAATTGGTCATACGCCATTGGTTCGACTGAACCGCATCGGTAACGGCCGCATCCTTGCGAAAGTTGAATCCCGTAACCCGAGCTTCAGCGTAAAATGCCGTATCGGTGCCAATATGATTTGGGACGCAGAAAAACGCGGTATTCTGAAACCGGGTGTTGAACTGGTGGAGCCGACCAGCGGCAACACCGGTATCGCGCTGGCCTATGTGGCAGCCGCACGCGGTTATAAACTGACGCTGACCATGCCGGAAACCATGTCGGTGGAGCGTCGTAAGCTGCTGAAAGCGCTGGGCGCGAAGCTGGTTCTGACCGAAGGCGCAAAGGGTATGAAAGGCGCTATCGGCAAAGCGGAAGAGATTGTCGCCAGCGATCCAGACAGATATGTTCTGCTGCAGCAGTTCAGCAACCCGGCCAACCCGGAAATTCATGAAAAGACTACCGGCCCGGAAATCTGGGAAGACACCGATGGCGAAGTAGACGTGTTTATTGCCGGTGTCGGCACCGGTGGTACGCTGACCGGCGTGAGCCGCTACATCAAAAACACCAAAGGCAAAAAAGATCTGATTACCGTTGCGGTTGAACCGACCGATTCGCCGGTGATTGCTCAGGCGATGGCCGGTGAGGAGATCAAACCAGGCCCGCACAAGATTCAGGGCATCGGTGCAGGCTTTATTCCAGGTAACCTGGAGCTGAACCTGGTGGATCGCGTCGTGGCGATTACCAACGAAGAGGCGATCAGCACGGCGCGTCGTCTGATGGAAGAGGAAGGTATTCTGGCCGGTATCTCTTCCGGTGCTGCGGTTGCTGCTGCGCTGAAGCTGCAGGAAGATGAGACCTTCGCCAACAAAAATATCGTTGTCATCCTCCCCTCTTCCGGTGAACGTTACCTGAGTACTGCGCTGTTTGCCGATCTTTTCACCGAAAAAGAGCTGCAGCCCTAG
- a CDS encoding ATP-binding protein, protein MKQSYRGRMFWKIFIGFWIVFVIMSQLIWLGFTLSGKRHEPPEIVAIRRIVDLQMTSAASVLKRNGPEALNVMLSDWNESDRQFFHVTRQAQPLPAENRVNQDIRGRFPEEVVRQVQGADGNAYQLRYDLDGMRKDSIMNRMPRRFLNIPEPMFIFAGSVGLLFSLLLAWNLTCPLRQLREGFSRVAEGDLRVRLFPAMRKRRDELSTVAQAFDAMVERLDTLVRAREELLHDISHELRSPLARLQLATGLARQTPENVSSSLDRIDEEARRLDKMIGELLTLSRAGHESIPDEQYFDLTGLLEAVIADVRYEAQIPGVQVVLQVDDRADYTVRGNAELIRRATENVLRNALRFSLPGQRIDVHLRTDQQWLAIQVRDQGPGVDEEKLSSIFDPFVRVNSPLMGKGYGLGLAIVRKVVLAHHGEVEARNRPEGGLELTLRLPRWQP, encoded by the coding sequence ATGAAGCAGAGTTACCGGGGACGCATGTTCTGGAAGATCTTCATCGGCTTCTGGATCGTGTTCGTCATCATGAGCCAGCTTATCTGGCTCGGTTTTACGCTTTCGGGTAAACGGCATGAGCCGCCTGAAATCGTGGCGATTCGGCGCATTGTCGATCTGCAGATGACCTCTGCCGCGTCGGTGCTGAAGCGCAACGGTCCTGAGGCGCTGAATGTGATGCTGTCGGACTGGAATGAGAGTGACCGGCAGTTCTTCCACGTCACCCGGCAGGCACAACCGTTGCCCGCTGAGAATCGCGTCAATCAGGATATCCGTGGACGTTTTCCTGAAGAGGTGGTGCGCCAGGTGCAGGGCGCGGATGGCAACGCCTATCAGCTGCGCTATGACCTGGATGGCATGCGCAAAGACAGCATCATGAACAGGATGCCACGCCGGTTCCTGAACATCCCGGAACCGATGTTTATCTTTGCCGGCTCAGTGGGACTGCTCTTCAGTCTGCTGCTGGCCTGGAACCTGACGTGCCCCCTGCGTCAGCTGCGGGAAGGCTTTTCCCGGGTCGCAGAGGGGGATCTGCGCGTCCGGTTATTTCCGGCCATGCGTAAACGCCGCGACGAACTCTCTACCGTTGCGCAAGCTTTTGATGCAATGGTCGAACGGCTGGATACCCTGGTGCGCGCCCGTGAAGAGCTGCTGCACGACATCTCTCATGAGCTGCGTTCACCGCTGGCGCGGCTGCAGCTGGCAACCGGGCTGGCACGCCAGACGCCCGAAAATGTCAGCAGTTCACTCGATCGCATTGATGAAGAGGCGCGCCGGCTGGATAAGATGATCGGTGAGCTGCTGACGCTGTCACGAGCCGGGCATGAAAGCATCCCGGATGAGCAATATTTCGATCTTACCGGCCTGCTTGAGGCCGTAATCGCCGACGTGCGCTATGAAGCGCAGATCCCTGGCGTGCAGGTGGTGCTGCAGGTGGACGATCGGGCGGATTACACCGTTCGCGGTAACGCGGAGCTGATACGGCGCGCCACCGAGAATGTGCTGCGCAACGCGCTCCGCTTCTCCCTGCCGGGGCAGCGTATCGACGTGCATCTGCGCACGGATCAGCAGTGGCTGGCGATTCAGGTGCGCGATCAGGGCCCGGGCGTGGATGAGGAGAAACTCTCCAGCATCTTTGACCCCTTTGTCCGGGTTAACTCTCCGCTGATGGGGAAGGGGTATGGTCTGGGGCTGGCTATCGTGCGTAAGGTGGTGCTGGCACATCATGGGGAAGTCGAGGCGCGGAATCGTCCCGAAGGGGGGCTGGAGCTGACGCTGCGTCTGCCACGCTGGCAGCCTTAA
- the ptsH gene encoding phosphocarrier protein Hpr, protein MFQQEVTITAPNGLHTRPAAQFVKEAKAFQSEITVTSNGKSASAKSLFKLQTLGLTQGTVVTLSAEGEDEQKAVEHLVKLMAELE, encoded by the coding sequence ATGTTCCAGCAAGAAGTTACTATTACTGCACCAAACGGCCTGCATACTCGCCCAGCTGCGCAATTCGTTAAAGAAGCCAAAGCTTTCCAGTCAGAAATTACCGTGACCTCTAACGGTAAATCAGCGAGTGCGAAAAGCCTGTTCAAACTGCAGACGCTGGGTCTGACTCAGGGCACCGTCGTGACACTCTCTGCAGAAGGTGAAGATGAGCAGAAGGCCGTTGAACATCTGGTCAAACTGATGGCTGAACTGGAGTAA